From a single Pyruvatibacter sp. genomic region:
- the secB gene encoding protein-export chaperone SecB, with amino-acid sequence MSDTSSSENGAANGGNGAGEQQMPPQIRILGQYIKDLSFENPNAPGGFANEAPQINVGVDVRVAGQKEDDYEIELRLTADAKVNEQQVFLVELVYGAVFRLENIPAQGLQPVLLIECPRILFPFARRIVADMTRDGGFPPLMIDPIDFAGLYRQKLEKAQADQHATAGTS; translated from the coding sequence ATGTCCGACACATCGTCATCCGAAAATGGTGCTGCCAACGGCGGCAACGGGGCAGGCGAGCAGCAGATGCCGCCGCAGATCAGGATTCTGGGCCAGTACATCAAGGATCTGTCGTTCGAGAACCCGAATGCGCCGGGGGGGTTTGCCAACGAAGCCCCGCAAATCAATGTGGGTGTTGATGTGCGCGTGGCGGGCCAGAAGGAAGACGACTACGAAATTGAGCTGCGGCTGACAGCGGATGCCAAGGTAAACGAGCAACAGGTTTTTCTCGTTGAGCTGGTCTATGGCGCTGTGTTCAGGCTGGAAAACATTCCCGCACAGGGTTTGCAGCCCGTGCTGCTGATTGAATGTCCGCGCATCCTGTTTCCGTTTGCCCGTCGGATTGTCGCCGACATGACCCGCGACGGCGGCTTCCCGCCGCTGATGATTGACCCGATCGACTTTGCCGGGCTGTATCGGCAAAAGCTTGAAAAGGCGCAGGCCGACCAGCATGCCACCGCCGGCACCAGCTGA
- a CDS encoding FxsA family protein, with protein MFFYLLLAFVGIPLIEIALFIEIGGAIGTVATIAIVIATAVLGASLLRQQGMSTARMAQTKLSRGEMPVEQAFDGMFLVFAGGLLLTPGFMTDAIGFSLFVPQIRGWLRGRLISAAKKRGAFEVYSTGAAASTATGTAHAHESDMWRDPTPQRGDSGKGPAIDRNATDIEATDIESGDPDNTPTPPRDDSPWRDR; from the coding sequence ATGTTTTTTTATCTTCTGCTCGCATTTGTGGGCATCCCGCTCATCGAAATTGCGCTGTTCATTGAGATCGGCGGGGCCATTGGCACGGTGGCCACCATCGCAATCGTGATCGCCACGGCTGTTTTGGGGGCCTCGCTGCTGCGCCAACAAGGCATGTCCACGGCGCGGATGGCGCAAACCAAGCTCTCACGCGGCGAAATGCCCGTCGAACAGGCGTTTGACGGCATGTTCCTGGTGTTTGCCGGAGGGCTGCTGCTGACGCCCGGCTTCATGACGGATGCTATTGGCTTTTCGCTGTTCGTACCGCAGATACGCGGGTGGCTGCGAGGTCGGCTGATCTCAGCCGCCAAAAAGCGCGGCGCGTTTGAAGTGTATTCGACGGGTGCTGCCGCCAGCACGGCCACCGGTACGGCTCATGCGCATGAAAGCGATATGTGGCGTGACCCCACCCCGCAGCGCGGCGATAGCGGCAAGGGGCCGGCGATTGACCGCAATGCAACAGATATTGAAGCGACTGATATTGAAAGCGGGGACCCCGACAACACGCCAACGCCGCCACGTGATGACAGCCCGTGGCGTGACCGATAA
- a CDS encoding Smr/MutS family protein, which translates to MARRRGRRGLDDEEARLWRTVTDVVTPLETKPPGTMAGLKATTSAGGQMPDTPAWPPKKLTKKGASKPSLSPGRTADSIMPRPVARHPAPHDPGSIDGGLQRKLRRGRIEPDAKIDLHGLTQAQAHQRLRAEVPRLKASGARCLLVVTGKGSATSLTRHTLHGSDISHTPERRGVLRDSLPHWLADAEFRPHVAAVRPAHPRHGGGGAFYVWLRRQR; encoded by the coding sequence ATGGCCCGACGGCGCGGCAGGCGCGGGCTCGATGACGAGGAAGCGCGCCTGTGGCGCACGGTGACGGATGTAGTCACGCCCCTTGAAACCAAGCCCCCCGGGACAATGGCCGGGCTGAAAGCGACCACCAGCGCTGGCGGCCAGATGCCTGACACACCGGCATGGCCGCCAAAAAAGCTGACGAAAAAAGGCGCCTCAAAGCCAAGTCTCTCTCCCGGCCGCACGGCAGACAGTATTATGCCCCGGCCCGTGGCCCGGCACCCCGCCCCCCATGACCCCGGCTCCATTGATGGGGGGTTACAGCGCAAGTTGCGGCGCGGGCGCATTGAGCCCGACGCCAAGATCGACCTTCACGGACTGACGCAGGCCCAGGCCCATCAGCGTTTAAGGGCAGAAGTCCCGCGTTTGAAGGCGTCAGGAGCCCGGTGTTTGCTGGTGGTCACGGGCAAGGGCTCTGCCACCTCGCTGACCCGCCACACCCTGCACGGCAGCGATATTTCCCATACACCCGAGCGGCGCGGCGTGCTGCGCGACAGCCTGCCCCACTGGCTGGCCGACGCCGAGTTCCGGCCCCACGTCGCTGCAGTGCGTCCGGCACATCCCCGCCATGGCGGCGGCGGTGCCTTCTATGTGTGGCTTCGCCGCCAGCGGTGA
- a CDS encoding Tim44/TimA family putative adaptor protein, protein MTGYDLINLFFLAIAVVVFFRLRSVLGKRTGNERPPSDPYSSGPFERRSQDDDTGDNAGDDNVIRLPGSDEPAKSAKPAYAPEGTSLAAGLAQIELADRSFTPEGFLDGAGKAHEMIVTAFAAADRKTLAQLLDDQIYRDFEAAIEEREVEGRILEQSYVGLTGATITDAELDGSRSRITVRFTSDMTSALRAANGDIVEGSPEAVRQVIDVWTFERDTTSRDPNWKLVATGTS, encoded by the coding sequence ATGACCGGCTATGACCTGATCAACCTGTTTTTTCTCGCCATCGCGGTGGTTGTGTTCTTCCGCCTGCGCAGTGTGCTGGGCAAACGCACCGGCAATGAGCGACCACCCAGCGACCCTTATTCGTCAGGCCCGTTTGAGCGCCGTTCGCAGGATGACGACACCGGGGATAACGCGGGCGACGACAATGTCATTCGCCTTCCCGGCAGTGACGAGCCTGCAAAGTCGGCGAAGCCCGCCTATGCCCCTGAGGGCACATCGCTGGCTGCGGGCCTCGCTCAGATTGAACTGGCGGATCGTTCGTTCACACCAGAAGGTTTTCTCGATGGGGCCGGCAAGGCCCACGAGATGATCGTCACAGCTTTTGCCGCTGCCGACCGCAAAACCCTGGCGCAGCTCCTCGATGACCAAATCTATCGTGACTTTGAAGCCGCCATCGAAGAGCGCGAAGTTGAAGGCCGCATTCTTGAACAAAGCTATGTAGGCCTCACGGGTGCCACCATTACCGATGCTGAACTCGACGGGTCGCGCTCCCGCATCACCGTGCGCTTCACCAGCGACATGACCTCAGCCCTGCGCGCCGCCAATGGCGACATTGTGGAAGGCAGCCCGGAAGCGGTGCGGCAGGTGATTGATGTGTGGACCTTCGAGCGCGACACCACCAGCCGCGACCCGAACTGGAAGCTCGTCGCCACCGGCACCAGCTAG
- a CDS encoding MltA domain-containing protein, with protein MWATAIRTLRSGPPLWIAGGVLFAGMALLWGAVVLFMDEGETRRLILAETRFADLQGWQADDHAKALAALARSCTVLAPLPPDRSLRGDPRLALTAGDMHGVCAAIPEVTPDQARDFFESEFIPFRIRNGDEKTGLMTGYFEPEIKGSRVRTADFPAPVLARPDDLVSIELGDFRDNLRGQRLAGRVEDGRLVPYPDREAIMAGELAHHEAELIWLPSPIDVFFLEIQGSGRVILAGGPDAGKVIRLSYAGQNGHPYTAIGKPLIERGHIPREAMSMAAIRQWLEANPDEAQGVMNLNASFVFFTELEVEHPQLGPPGAQTALLTPGRSIAVDRKYHALGLPVWFELPDPTPVSPDGPMRRLMVAQDTGGAIRGPVRADYFAGVGANAGEIAGSMQHDGSLTLLLPKSAAERARTVTW; from the coding sequence ATGTGGGCAACTGCCATCCGCACGCTGCGCTCCGGCCCGCCCCTGTGGATTGCAGGCGGGGTGTTGTTCGCGGGTATGGCCCTACTTTGGGGAGCGGTCGTACTTTTCATGGACGAGGGTGAGACCCGGCGGCTGATACTTGCCGAAACCCGGTTTGCTGATCTGCAGGGCTGGCAGGCCGATGATCATGCCAAAGCACTGGCGGCCCTTGCCCGGTCGTGCACGGTTTTGGCCCCGTTGCCGCCGGATCGCTCATTGCGCGGCGATCCCCGCCTGGCGCTCACGGCAGGCGACATGCACGGTGTGTGTGCCGCCATCCCTGAAGTGACCCCGGATCAGGCAAGGGATTTTTTCGAATCTGAGTTCATTCCGTTTCGCATCCGGAACGGAGACGAAAAAACAGGGCTCATGACGGGCTATTTCGAACCCGAAATAAAAGGGTCGCGGGTCAGAACCGCAGACTTTCCGGCCCCTGTTCTGGCGAGGCCTGATGATCTGGTGTCCATCGAACTGGGGGATTTCCGCGACAACCTGCGCGGTCAACGGCTGGCCGGGCGCGTGGAAGATGGTCGTTTGGTACCCTACCCGGACCGCGAAGCCATTATGGCGGGGGAACTGGCCCACCACGAGGCCGAGCTGATATGGTTGCCCAGCCCCATCGATGTCTTTTTCCTCGAAATACAGGGTTCTGGCCGGGTCATACTCGCGGGCGGACCCGACGCGGGAAAAGTCATACGCTTGTCCTACGCAGGCCAGAACGGACACCCTTACACAGCCATCGGTAAGCCCCTGATCGAGCGCGGGCACATACCGCGCGAGGCCATGTCGATGGCGGCCATCCGGCAATGGCTTGAGGCCAACCCCGACGAGGCGCAGGGCGTGATGAACCTCAACGCATCTTTTGTGTTCTTCACCGAACTGGAGGTCGAGCACCCGCAGCTTGGTCCCCCCGGCGCGCAGACCGCCCTGCTCACGCCAGGCCGCAGCATTGCGGTAGATCGAAAATACCATGCGCTGGGATTGCCTGTGTGGTTTGAACTTCCCGACCCCACGCCGGTCTCTCCCGATGGTCCGATGCGCCGGTTAATGGTGGCGCAGGACACCGGCGGGGCCATTCGCGGGCCGGTGCGGGCTGATTATTTTGCCGGTGTCGGTGCGAATGCGGGTGAGATTGCCGGAAGTATGCAGCACGACGGCAGCCTGACCTTGCTGTTGCCCAAAAGCGCCGCCGAGCGTGCCCGGACTGTTACATGGTAA